A region from the Vicia villosa cultivar HV-30 ecotype Madison, WI linkage group LG3, Vvil1.0, whole genome shotgun sequence genome encodes:
- the LOC131659605 gene encoding glycine-rich protein DOT1-like, with product MDFKSFIFLILLSGVVLISVVVADEPDPDPPSPKKNVNEDLKGWGRKMILVPLHDENCKENIGGEYGDSIFGEIGDGGVQGRDSIGGIGKGGSVNDRIDHGGGKSGSGGDYGDGTGVGDGESVGSRDYSNGRSGENVNTSGGGGGSEVGGGGY from the exons ATGGatttcaaatcttttatttttctcatactACTGTCTGGCGTGGTTCTCATTTCTGTAGTTGTGGCTGATGAACCAGATCCTGATCCACCAA GTCCAAAGAAAAACGTCAATGAAGACCTTAAGGGATG GGGAAGGAAGATGATTTTGGTTCCACTTCATGATGAAAATTGCAAGGAAAACATAGGCGGAGAATATGGTGATAGCATATTTGGTGAAATTGGCGACGGTGGCGTTCAAGGAAGAGATAGTATAGGTGGTATAGGGAAAGGTGGAAGTGTTAATGATCGAATAGATCATGGTGGTGGAAAAAGTGGTAGCGGAGGAGATTATGGAGATGGAACTGGAGTAGGAGATGGAGAAAGTGTTGGAAGCAGAGATTACAGTAATGGAAGAAGTGGAGAAAACGTCAATACAAGTGGCGGAGGTGGTGGAAGCGAAGTAGGAGGCGGAGGATATTAG